The Dendropsophus ebraccatus isolate aDenEbr1 chromosome 10, aDenEbr1.pat, whole genome shotgun sequence genome has a segment encoding these proteins:
- the LOC138803027 gene encoding uncharacterized protein, which produces MAHNHQGVPNAESEKVPRTADQERFPDPSLSRAMIPEDSDFFPSVSLAAALLLVFISVLPMLLQPGTAFVPLRKLGNVSRKEANFHPLIYIQPRSTQLTIEALAKNQEKNITVLAVAKEDAAQTLVCFSKNVMALLSQGQGHPAIRLRVEVKALEDIRNSSGTKASEVFSVSVITQRTGHVPHCTILRPTSPMAGNVHLMEIASPQEGEETMQRDSSFIAHDFLELVQKTGQVTEIFEVKGSPRHHEKVLHVLGDPYLESGIVC; this is translated from the coding sequence ATGGCACACAATCACCAGGGTGTCCCAAATGCGGAATCGGAGAAGGTTCCCCGAACAGCAGACCAGGAAAGATTTCCAGACCCTTCTCTATCAAGAGCGATGATTCCTGAAGACTCTGACTTCTTTCCTTCTGTCAGTCTGGCAGCCGCCTTACTCCTTGTCTTCATCTCTGTCCTTCCTATGTTATTGCAGCCTGGAACGGCCTTTGTCCCACTACGAAAATTGGGTAACGTTTCCAGAAAAGAGGCCAATTTCCATCCGCTCATCTACATCCAGCCTCGGTCCACGCAACTAACCATAGAGGCTCTGGCCAAAAACCAGGAGAAGAACATCACTGTGTTGGCCGTGGCCAAGGAAGATGCTGCTCAGACTCTTGTATGCTTCTCCAAGAATGTAATGGCTCTTTTATCGCAAGGCCAAGGTCATCCTGCCATCAGGCTTAGAGTGGAAGTCAAGGCTCTTGAAGACATTAGGAACAGCAGTGGCACAAAAGCATCAGAGGTCTTCTCTGTTTCGGTCATAACTCAGAGAACGGGACACGTCCCCCACTGCACAATCCTAAGGCCTACAAGCCCGATGGCTGGTAATGTCCATCTAATGGAGATAGCTTCACCACAAGAGGGCGAAGAGACCATGCAGAGAGACTCTTCCTTCATAGCTCATGACTTCCTGGAGCTTGTGCAGAAGACCGGACAAGTCACAGAGATATTTGAGGTCAAGGGATCTCCAAGACATCATGAGAAGGTCCTCCATGTACTTGGTGATCCCTACCTTGAGAGCGGCATTGTATGTTGA